In Canis aureus isolate CA01 chromosome 12, VMU_Caureus_v.1.0, whole genome shotgun sequence, a genomic segment contains:
- the LOC144281173 gene encoding b(0,+)-type amino acid transporter 1-like isoform X5, protein MERSQERDGGEGVAGREPDGAGLRLRREIGLWSAVSLIAGCMIGSGIFMSPQGVLVYVGSPGASLVVWAVCGLLAMMGALCYAELGALVPKSGGEYAYILQIFGSLPAFLVIYTFVLLVRPAAIAAVSLSFAEYAVAPFYPGCSSMPQAVLKAVAAICILLLTLVNCWSSRLATMLMNVCTVAKVFSLLVIVGGGAVVLGQGRGYTEAFLFAFHNTTQQAGRIGMAFYQGLWSFDGWNNVNYVLEELKNPKQNLVWALMIAIPLVTSLYLLVNISYLLVLSPNELLSSDAMAVSWGNQVLGDWAWLVPLAVTLSTLGSTNGTFFGGSRVCYVAAREGHMPQLLSMVHVHRLTPTPALMFTAAVALVLVIPGNFSTIVNFLRQVRLSSHAFLAGSPMELPLAVSCTCG, encoded by the exons ATGGAGAGAAGTCAGGAAAGAGATGGTGGTGAGGGGGTGGCAGGACGGGAGCCAGACGGTGCGGGGCTAAGGCTGAGGAGGGAGATTGGCTTGTGGAGTGCCGTGTCCCTGATTGCAGGCTGTATGATCGGCTCTGGCATCTTCATGTCCCCACAGGGGGTCTTGGTCTATGTGGGCAGTCCTGGGGCCAGTCTCGTGGTCTGGGCAGTCTGTGGTCTCCTGGCCATGATGGGTGCCCTGTGCTATGCTGAGCTGGGGGCCCTGGTTCCCAAATCTGGCGGGGAGTATGCCTATATCTTGCAAATCTTTGGTTCCTTGCCAGCCTTCCTGGTTATCTACACATTTGTGCTGTTGGTCAGGCCAGCTGCCATTGCCGCCGTCTCTCTGAGCTTTGCTGAGTATGCAGTGGCTCCCTTTTACCCGGGCTGCTCCTCGATGCCCCAAGCCGTGCTCAAGGCTGTGGCTGCCATCTGCATCCTGCTGCTGACGTTGGTCAACTGCTGGAGCTCGCGGCTGGCCACCATGCTGATGAATGTGTGCACGGTTGCCAAAGTATTCTCGTTGCTGGTCATCgtggggggtggggctgtggTGCTGGGCCAGGGCCGTGGCTACACGGAAGCCTTTCTGTTTGCCTTCCACAATACCACGCAGCAGGCCGGGCGCATCGGCATGGCCTTCTACCAGGGCCTGTGGTCCTTTGATGGCTGGAATAATGTCAACTATGTATTGGAGGAGCTCAAGAATCCAAAG CAAAACCTGGTGTGGGCGCTGATGATCGCCATCCCTCTGGTCACCAGCCTGTACCTCCTGGTCAACATCAGTTACCTGCTAGTGTTGTCACCCAATGAACTCCTTTCCTCTGATGCTATGGCCGTGAGCTGGGG GAACCAGGTGCTGGGGGACTGGGCCTGGCTGGTACCCTTGGCTGTCACCCTCTCGACACTTGGCTCTACCAATGGGACATTCTTCGGTGGAAGCCGTGTGTGCTATGTGGCTGCAAGAGAAGGCCACATG CCCCAACTTCTGTCTATGGTTCATGTGCATCGCCTCACACCAACTCCGGCACTGATGTTTACCGCCGCAGTGGCTCTGGTCCTGGTCATCCCAGGAAACTTCAGCACCATCGTGAACTTCTTGAGGCAAGTGAGACTGTCCTCCCATG